GCATCCGGCAGAGTTGGGCGAGTCCTCAACACTCAGCCTCAGCTCAAGGTTCATTGGGACATCCCCAAAGAGCCGGCCCTCCATCCTTAGGAAGCAGATCTTATTATCCTTCTGCCATGGTATGTAGTCGCTGGGGCCTATGTGGATGTTCTCCTCATCCAGCCTTTCATCACCAAGTATTGATTGAACTGCTTCAGTCTTGGATTCCTTCTTTGAGTCAAGCCTGTCACGGTTGAGCATGTTGAGGAAGTCAGTGTTCCCACCGGTGTTTATCTGGTAGGTCCGATCAAGTCTGACACCCCTCTTTTTGAAGAGGTTTGCAAGGGTTCTGTGGGTTATGGTGGCTCCAAGCTGGGCCTTTATATCGTCACCAACAATTGGTATCCCCCTCTCCTCAAATCTGGCGGCCCATTGAGGATCACTGGCTATGAAGACCGGCATGTTGTTTATGTAGGCAACCCCGGCCTCGAGTGCGCACTCAGCATAGAACCTTGCGGCCTCCTCTGATCCCACGGGTAGATAGTTGAGGAGTATTTCAGCCCCGCTTTCCCTGAGGACCTCCACAACATCAACGGGTTCGGCGTCTGCTACAACGAATGTCTGGTCTTCAGGGTAATCCTTCATGTGGGGCGCCACACCATCAAGGACGTGCCCCATGGATACCTCAACACCCATCAGGGGTATATCATCACAGAATACCGTCGTGCAGTTGGGGGGTGCGAATATGGCCTCGCTCAAGTCTTTCCCGACCTTTCTCTTATCCACATCGAAGGCCGCCACAACCTCAATGTCCCCTGGCCTGTAACCCCCAATATCCCAGTGCATGAGTCCTATTGAATCACGGGCATCCTTGTTACGGTAATAGTATATCCCCTGAATCAGGGAGCTGGCACAGTTTCCCACACCGACTATTGCAATCTTTATCTTATCCAATTGAAACACCTTTCAGAGATTTGTGATAATCATAAAATCAAGGCTATAAATTGATCAACTTACTTTTTAAGATTTGCATATTAAACTATTAAATGTTTCGCCCCTTTTCTGGTGGGATCACCAATTCAGAATTGAGGCCCTCAGAATGAGTAGAATTATCCATGAGGCAAGGAGGATACTTTCCCTGAACTTACTGTATTCTGGAAGCCCCTTATCAAACCTCCAGGTAAGTATAACTATTAAAATTAGTGAAAGGTTAATGAAGTTTCCCATTATATTCAGGGGGTTTCTGAGGTGGGTGGGTATCCACCCTGCAACGATTAAAAGTATTCCTGCCCAGAGCATCCATCTGATGTCCCGGTGTTCATCCTCTAAAAGGTAACCACGCCATGAGAGGAGGAGAAGCACAAGGAATGACCCCATCCCCATGGCCATGCCCAGAAACTGGAGGATGTTAGGGAATACCGGAACACCAAACACCACTGACTTCAGGATGGGGAGAAGGAAAATGGCGTTCAGGGCCTCATCAGGGGGGAAGGATTCCTCCTCCCCCACAGCAAGGACGTAACTTCCCCTGTTATCCTGATTACTTACCATGAGGTAGTATGTGCCCGCCCCAACGGTCCTGTTGAATTCAGGGCCCTTAAAGTAACTGTCACCACCAAACTCCTCGAAGTAGGGGCTCCAGGAACTCAGGTTACCATCAAGTGTCCCTATAACCTTGCCATCCCTTATTATATCCACAGAAACGGCCTCTGCATCGGGGGAGAGCGGTACCAGAATATTAACATACAGTCTGAAGGGTCTCCCTGAATCCACCCTGAAGTAGACGGGTTCCCCCTCAAGTTTACCATAGAATGCCTGTGACACCTCTGGGTTCTTGACTGTAACCTCATCATCACTCACAAGGCGGGGCTGGTGGGCATGTGCGCCCTGAATGAGTATTAATATTAGTATAAGGAGGATGACCCGCTTCATTGTATTAATATCTGCACATACTCTTTAATAAGGCCTCTCATGTGATGATCTCCGTCCCTGTATGTAGTGGATTGACATTAACCAGACTCTCAGCCAGACTCAGTCGTGCCTCCTCTGATGTACAGTGGCCAGTGTAGACGGGGCCTTTAACAAATTCTCCAAGCCTGGATACAACCTCTCTGGG
This sequence is a window from Methanothermobacter sp.. Protein-coding genes within it:
- a CDS encoding inositol-3-phosphate synthase: MDKIKIAIVGVGNCASSLIQGIYYYRNKDARDSIGLMHWDIGGYRPGDIEVVAAFDVDKRKVGKDLSEAIFAPPNCTTVFCDDIPLMGVEVSMGHVLDGVAPHMKDYPEDQTFVVADAEPVDVVEVLRESGAEILLNYLPVGSEEAARFYAECALEAGVAYINNMPVFIASDPQWAARFEERGIPIVGDDIKAQLGATITHRTLANLFKKRGVRLDRTYQINTGGNTDFLNMLNRDRLDSKKESKTEAVQSILGDERLDEENIHIGPSDYIPWQKDNKICFLRMEGRLFGDVPMNLELRLSVEDSPNSAGCVIDAIRCCKLAIDRGVGGTLTSISAYTMKHPPVQYTDDVAASMVDEFIEGKRER